In Paroedura picta isolate Pp20150507F chromosome 15, Ppicta_v3.0, whole genome shotgun sequence, the genomic window ACAGGAGAGAAATCCAGTAGGAGCCCCACAGAAGCATAGCATTGTCTGCAGACATAAAGCGACGATTATTTTTCTGTACGGAGATTCACCAAGCATGTCAAAGAAGTGCAGAATATAATCTGTCAAAGGAGTTTTTATTTTGGCTTCCTTACAAGATGAACAAGAATGTATTTTTAACAGGAGTGCACAGGTGTGTTGTCGCAAAAGTGCCACAGGAACACAATAGACAACAATAGGAATGTCTTGAGTCTACAGTAGTCTTCCCTTCAGTGTTCCTGCTAGACATTGTACGCTGTAGAGGATACAGAACCCCCATGTCCTGTCCAGTTAGTGTGGATGAACCTGCCCGGCTGTGACAACAGTTCGTAGGTATGGGCACCAAAATAATCCCGCTGAGCCTGCAAGAGATGGCACACAGAACAATGCTTTCAATATCAAAGCTGCCCAAATACTGTGAAATTGGTTCAACAGACTACAGGTAAGCCTCAGGGCTGGTTAAACAAAATTTGTACAAAATCCTGCTTGCACTATTTTTAGATCTGGGGGGTGGGAAGACTATGGTGTTTCAACTGCAGTATTTGTAACTGGCAGGGTACAagcttgacatgcagaagttcCAGGGTTCAACCCAGAGCTTTTTACTTCAGGGTTTTTGAGTCAATGAACTAGAAAAGACCTCTCAGACCTTGGAAAGCCACTGGGAAACAGAGTTGACAACATTGAGATGATGGTGTAACTCGGTCAATGGCAGGTGCATATGTTCATTCATGTGTGTCCATCTACTAAGGGGAAGAAGATAAACATGGAACAAGTTTCAGAATACCTTCTATCCATTAGATACTGTCAAACTTGCTTACCTGAATCAGGTTAGCTGGCAGAGTACCACGTCTGTACCCATCATAGAATGAGAGTGCAGTGGTGAAACATGGCATTGGGATGCCAATCTGGACACCTGTGCAGATGGCACGTCGCCATGATTCcttaaggagagagaaagagtatGGCGCTGTCAAGCCTACAAACGAGTCTAAGAACCGGGGTGGGGGTGTGGGAGAAAGCCAGGACTGAAGAGTCCAGAATCCATCAGACAAAACTGCATCAGAAAAACAAATTCTACTTTTGACCAGCCTACATTTTGCATACATCACTGaaatcagaggtccccaacatggtgattttaaaaagtgggtgggtcaagtgattttaaaaagtgggtgggtCACTTTCTCAagagggcttctgactggctagtGGAGATCCAATTGGCTAGGCAGATTGAGATAATAATGTTTCGGCAGTACCTGCCAGAATAGTGCTGATTTTGTTctcttttctcttcttccccaaTGTATTTTCAAACATTATCCCTCTATTCCCTTTTCCTTGAGGCTTCCTTTGTGTGATTGCttactgcagctgccattttatggcaggctccaccttctgtggcagccattttgtgcctgtgcccaccaccctgtaccagaattctaaaggtgcccacaggctgaaaaagactAAGGACTGCCATTCTTGACCACTACTAATCCTACTAAGAGATCTCACCAATCACTGTCCACACATTTTCAGGTGTATCTTTCGAGCAATAAAGTCCACAGACTTGACATTTAAAGCTGAGTGTAATCATGCAGAATTCCACGCTGCATGACTTTCTGCATGTCTATGAAGCAACTTTCAAGACTTATAATCCATTCTCTTCTTGCCCTCCCTCTTCCAGGGGAAACGCACCTGTGAGTTCTCTACTGCTGTCTTAAAAAAGTTGTCCAACAGTAGGTTTTGGAGGTCAGGATTGCGATCAAAAGCTTCTTTGATCTTCCCCAGGAAAACACTGTAAGGGGCACACAGAACGTGTATAGAATAAATAACAGAGCAGATGGTCTAGTAACAAAGGGTTTGTGAATCAAGCAGGGAATTACAGTTCTACTTTAATTTTGCTGATCATACTGCATACTATGCCTGTACCCATCATAGAATGAGAGTGCAGTGGTGAAACACAGCACTGGGAGGCCTACCTGGACACCTATGCAGATGACACGTCACCATGTCACCATGACACGTCACCACAATTTCTTATCCCATCTGCTAGAAACGTTATCATGCTACCAAGAGACTTCAGTGGGCATTCTTCACAAAAGATTCAAGCATTTTTGCACAGCCGTAAAGAGCcagaggccctgacctggatggcccaggctagccagatcccatcagattttaaaaactaagcaaggtcagccctggcaagtatgtggatgagaggccaccaagaaagtccaggatttctatGCAGAAACCAGCAATGGAAAgctacctctgaatatctcttgcgtGGAAAACCTCATGGAGTCACCATGTTGGCTGCAACTAGATGGCACATAAGAGCCAAATACTTGCTTTTCAAAAAAAGAATTTATCAGGAAATCAAAATCTTCACTTTGTCCCATTAATGGTGTTTCTTCAGTTCTGTGCATACAACAGCCAAACTCCACGTTGAGAGGGGACTGTTCCTTCTAATAAACAGCCACAACCCTAATAGAAGCCTTGCTCTGTACTCACCTTCTGATAATGCACCCTCCCCGCCACATGAGGGCGATGGCGCCATAATTGAGTGTCCACCTAAACTCTATAGCCGCTTGCCTCAGCAACATGAAGCCCTGCGTATAGGAAATGATCTTCGAAGCATAGAGagcctaggaaggaaggaagaagaggtgagAAAGTGAACTCACCCAGGGCATTTCCAGGTAACAGTAAGGTCAAGCATTTGCTAGGGACCCACATCCAGCAGAATTAATCCACCATCCCCAGCATAGGGAATTCAAGGATCTGACGGGCAGTGGATTCAGCGATgcgaaaagaaaatacttctttgcacagagagtgattatgatgtgtaattcactgccagaggatgtagtgatagccataagcatttaaagggggattagatttaTGGAGAAAAAGTCTGCCCACTAGCTGTGatgcctctgaatcccaaagtaAGGACACAACatcagaggagacagcttaaaaacaTCACACAACAGCATAAATAGAGGGCAGCACAAATCCTCTCAATAAAATGCCCACTGAAGAACACTAATCAAAACAGTTCAAAAGCACACTGGAAAGGATCAACAGTCAAGAGGGAGGACTTGCTTACTTTGCGGATGTCCTCCAGAAAGGTTGCTTTATTGCCACTGAACTTCGAGACTTTGGGTCCACTCAGCAACTTGCTGGCTTGCTCCCTTTCGTCCTTGAGAGAAGACAGACATCGGGCAAAGACCGCTTCCCCTTTGGACAAAAGAGATCCCAAGGTCACAAAATGTGAACTCAAAGTGGTAGCAACGAGAGCTATTACCACATGAACAACACAGGTAGCTTTGCAAAGTGACAAACATTCCCATATTATAGGGCGGGAGGGAATGAAGTATACAGCTCCAAGATGACAGGTGTTTGAAGATGAGCATTCACAAAAGTGGTCTCTGTACAATTTTGGGGAATCGCATACAGTTTAGTCTTTTGCAGTAGGTATTATAGATGAATGGcacaaggtttatttattttagaaaattGTCTGTGTTTAACTTTGAGGGTGTCTTATTTCTTTTGGCTATTTGCACATTAATTGTTCGGAATTACATTAGAATggcctttgcaaaaaaaaaaaaaaaaggattgacTGATTACAAAGAAGAGTAAACACTCACTCTAGATTCCTGCAAGTGACTCATACTTCTTTCTACATATTCATGGTGACAGGCTTCTTTGGTTCTCCCCCTCAACACGCACACAATTGCCCAACCCACAGTCTtctgtagggagggagggaatgactCCACTGTTTTGGGGCTGAGACTTGCAAGTCATGGTGACACAAAgagaaggacaaaaaaaaaaaacaacaccagtTTCGTATCAACTGGCAAAGCTGGAGGACTTGCATAAGGACTGCCGTTACCAACAACCTGGAGGAAAAACATGTCCTCTCCATTTAATAATGGGATATTATAGATGCATTAAGCTTCTCTTAAAGGGTCAGGGCATTTCTTTCCTCTGCTACTGACAACTCAAACCAGCCTGCAGGTGTGCCCTTTCCAGTGAGGTGCAGTCTCATGGGCCCCATCTAAACCCAATTTGAAGGAGCCTGGGTATTTGAAAGAGAGCCAATATCCACAACAAAGGATGGGGATTTGCTGTGTCCAGGCAGGCAGAGAAGGGCTTGGAGCTCTGCAGCAGAGtgtgtgctttgcatgcagaagattctaAGTTCAATCAACAGTTAAAGGATCATGTTTCTCAGttctgggaaagacctcagcttgaCAACCCTGAAGCCAGACATCAGTCAGAGGAGATGACTTGGTTAAGAGCATGTCTGACATTCATATTCTGGAGATTCCACTCACATGGCAAACTCAAATACCCCAAACAATCACCTCATGTGGCTCATTTTAAGTTTTAACAGACTGATCTCAGCATCCCTACACTTTACCTTCCGTTCATCACTCGCCAATCATCACCACATTTCAGGGGAAATATACAGCTCAACAATTTACCGATCAAAGTGACAGGGACACCATACTCCAAGGCAGTGATGGCAGTCCATTTCCCTGTGCCCTTCTGGCCAGCACTGTCCCTGATTTGGGGAAGCAGATGTTTGCCATCAGTACCACGGTACTTCAAGATGTTGGCAGTGATTTCAATGAGGAAGGAGTCCAATTCTGTCTTATTCCAGTCCTGAAACACCTGagggcaagaaagaaagaagacaacAAAGCAAAGTCTTGCATAAGAATGGTATCCTGTTGGGCTTGTGTCTGGCAGGTGAAAAATCTACCCAAACAAAAGAACTCTCCATTATCATTTCAAAATCACATTAACACAGAAATATAATCAAAAATATCAGCTGTACAACAAAATCAACAGGAAACCAAAATGTGTGAAAGACTGCCAGAAATGTTTCAAAAACTGCATGCCTTCCAAACCAACATTACTTTTGCCCTGTGTCCAATAAGACGAATAAGGAAGGGACAAAGAAAATTTCCCTGGGAAGAGTGCACATTCATTTTGGTGCCACTGGCAATAAGACCCTGTCCTATGGGGACAGCCCATTGTCCTTCATATGGCAAGGAAGAGAGGAACATACAGCTTTAGATGTATAAGTTTAATGCTTAGTGTCACAAGCTTCATGCAAGACAAATAATGATGGAAGGCTTTGAAACTTTACACCAACCAGGCTGTCCTGGTTCTAAAAAGGCCTTTCAGCTTTGCCACAGAACTGCTGGCAAAGTTCTAGGACTGTTCCAGGTGCATGAACATGGCACATGAAGTTCTGTCCAGGCCTGTTAGTCCACATTTCAAGacaaataaaatacttttattggcataataacccCCCTACGGCTGAACAGTGCATGGAAAGATCAACATAAACAAGCAGTCTTTTGGGGATGCTCCCTTTACTGACCTTAAAGAGGAACAGCAGAGAGGCTTCTGAGGGAACTTGGGACACATTATGGGATTTCTCCATGCTGAAATGGGATTTCTACATGTTGAAATCCAACGTGCCAATTATTCCTCTTCCACATTCTGTTGCTCTCCACCTCCCACCTTCAGGCTAAAAACGAAGGGTGTGGACTCCCTCACTGTCTTGAGGCACATCATCCACACAGCCTTCAAGTGTTCCTTGTGAGCAGGTTAATCGGGTCTCTCAAACAATCTTCATTTCCAGGCCTTAATAGGAACCCTCAAATGCAAACCTGGTTGAGTGGAGGATCTATCAAGCCAAGGTTCATGGAAAAGTTCAAAACTACTACCAGCCAAGGCTTCTCTGAAGACAGGAGAGAGATACAAGCAAGCCTCGCAAACATATTTCAGATTTGATCTCCCAGTCCCAATTAGTGAGGGAGACCAAATGTCTTCTATTATAATAGGCCTAATAGCCAATTAAAGAATTCTTAGCTGACTCAATTAAATCCGCATGGTTATGAAACAAGAAgctataaaagaaagaaaagtgttcttTCTTGACCTGTAGATGATGCGTACTTTCAAAGGAGGCACCATATTGGAAGACAGTTTCAGGAAGCACACAGCCTCTATAACCGCATTTTGGGGTCCGATTAGTTCCTGACTTCTAATTGTTTGGAAAAATGGCTGGCAGTTACTTTCAAGAGAATGTTTTCATTCACACTCTGTTAAATTGATTTACTTTCCTCCACCACTGAGTACAGGTGCAAGAGCTCTCAGAGTCTAGGATGTAGATTTGATGACAATATTCTTGACGTAACCATCAATTGGGTATAAGATGTTTAGGTTTAGTTATATATCTTGTCTTAAATGCATGACATCTCTGTCAATCTGAAGATTTTTGATTGACTGAATCACTGCAGCTTTATCAAGGGCAGAAGCTGGGTTCATGTCCAAACTCACCTTGGCCATCTCATCATGGTCCATCGCCAACACATCCTTCATCAGATGATAAGCCTCACAAATCAACTGCATATCTCCATACTCGATCCCGTTGTGTACCATCTTGACATAGTGCCCAGCACCCTCGTCTCCCACCTGCCAGACACAAACAGAAGAGGATGCCATTCAGAGTTCAGCTGCAATGGATGAAAGcagttttctctcttcttctaGGGACACACTAATTTTAGAAGATGGGACATTTGAAGACTTCCACCAGCAGAAAACATGGCTCATTATTCCTACCGACATCCCATTCAGTCCATGGACTGTCAGTTTCGTGGGATGACTCATCAACTTTTGTACCAGCTAGCAAATCCTGCTATGTGAACAACAACCCTGACGGTTCACCTGGCTGTTCTTTCAGAGAACACCTCACCTTTATGGGCAGCCATCTCGATACTCAGGAAGATGAATTCCTCCACAGAGCAGCTAGAAATCTGCTCACAAATGAAAGTTAAGCTTCCCTCTCTTGAGCAGCCTCCTGAGTACATCAAACAAGACTCCACACATCCCAGATTCAGCCCTTTGACTCAGTTCTACAAAATCGATTTCGAGAGATCTTGGACATGGAGGACATCTATCCCAGCCTTCATATGAACCAAAATTCAAGCTCAGGGCGTGGAGGTATTTGAGgggacggggcggggggggggagactttgaCTCCAGAAGTGAGCTTGACAAGGACCTCTCGTGTGAGAGGTCAACATCTGCTTCTCTACCTTAAAGCAGAGCCAGAGTTTTCATAAAGGCAAAAATTcaacatggtggtggtgggagaacaAACAAGCCATGTCACAGAAACAAGTCCAGACATTGCAACATGCTCCTTCCCAACCGGACCTCTCAGAAGTGCTGTTGTCACAACATACCCAATCGCAGCACGGCTCCCCAGTTCCCACTTTGGCTGCAATGCTCTGAAATATCGTCTTGATGTGAGGCCTGCAAAGAAGAGCAGTGCGG contains:
- the PGD gene encoding 6-phosphogluconate dehydrogenase, decarboxylating is translated as MAQADIALIGLAVMGQNLILNMDDHGFVVCAFNRTVSKVDDFLAKEAKGTKVIGAHSLEEMVSKLKKPRRIILLVKAGSAVDDFINKLVPLLSAGDIIIDGGNSEYTDTTRRCKDLKKKGILFVGSGVSGGEDGARYGPSLMPGGAKEAWPHIKTIFQSIAAKVGTGEPCCDWVGDEGAGHYVKMVHNGIEYGDMQLICEAYHLMKDVLAMDHDEMAKVFQDWNKTELDSFLIEITANILKYRGTDGKHLLPQIRDSAGQKGTGKWTAITALEYGVPVTLIGEAVFARCLSSLKDEREQASKLLSGPKVSKFSGNKATFLEDIRKALYASKIISYTQGFMLLRQAAIEFRWTLNYGAIALMWRGGCIIRSVFLGKIKEAFDRNPDLQNLLLDNFFKTAVENSQESWRRAICTGVQIGIPMPCFTTALSFYDGYRRGTLPANLIQAQRDYFGAHTYELLSQPGRFIHTNWTGHGGSVSSTAYNV